A segment of the Neochlamydia sp. S13 genome:
TAAGAGGAAACCAAAATTTTGCAAAGCTTCCCATCGTGCCTAAAAATTCATTTGTTTCCCCTTTGTATAAAAGCATAGCAAAAACGCCTAAGAAAGGAACAAGTACGCCTGTAAAAATAATACCTAATGAAGAAATTAAATAATGGCCTTGACTTTCGATACCTACAAGTAAGGGAAAAACTAGATTTCCTGAACCAAAAAACATAGCAAATAGCGCAAATCCAGTACTCACAAACAAAAACTTCGTATTCATTTTATTCCTATTGATAGTCGAGGGTATAGGCAGAAAGCTTACCTTGCTATTTGCACTTTAAACGATAAATATAAGTATGAAGAAAAGTATATATTTTGGCAGCTAACTGCCAATAAGAGGAATAAAAGTTTCAGACAAAAGATAGGTAAATTTTTTCATAGAAATTAAATTAGCAAATCTCTTTAATTTCAGTCAATCACCTAATTTCTAATAGATTTGATCGGGAAAAAACAAAACTTTTAGATAGGCGGAGCCTCAAGTGTTAGAGAGTTATATAAAGGGCTTTGAAATCTAACATTATTATTTAAAGCAATCTTTTCTTTTTCATTAGTTTTTTCCTTTTGGCTACCCTTATTTCGATGATAAATATAAAAACCTACTCTTATTAATATAGGTAGAGCGACGATGGAGATAGCCGCAACAATTGGAGATAGCCCAGCAGCCATTAAATTGACAAAATCATGTTTTTGTATAGAGGTGGTCGTCCACAAAGCGGACAAAGCATATAAGAAATGCTGGCTGATGGTGCTGAGAGTAGCTGTTTTAAGATATCTGCTAAGCTCAGGATGAGATTTACTTAATGCAAGAGAAGCACTGTAACCCGCAGTGGCTGCTAAAACTGCTAAAGCAGGGCCTGCAGCTACGATTAGCAATTCAGAATTAGCGCGTCCGATATATTGCCCTATCGTAGTTAAAGATCTAACGTAGTAAGTGGTTTGACCGCCATTAAAAGGAGTAATAGAAACGTTTACCAGAGGATTTTTTATTAAAATTTTTGCAGCTAGGGCATGCCCTCCCTCATGTACGATTACCTCGCGTGTATTAGCATCCACTAACTGACGAAAAGCTGTGGGAATAAGAGCGTTGATAAAACCTACCCAAGAGGTAAATTGTGTTTTCTTTTCAACTGCCTTCCTAGAAGTAGAATGCTTTAGCTGAAATACACGGAAGATACAGTATGCTCGTGCTAACCTCAGCAACGTAGTAATAGCCAAACTGGCAATCGTAGAAAGCAGTAGCGTGGCCATACCTAATGGAGTAGCTACAAACAAGCAAGCTAATCCAGTAAAAGATAAAGCTATGGCTAACTCAAGCAAACTTTTTTTTACGATTTCTTTAATGAGGGCTGTTTTTAACGCTTGGCACGGATTATAATTTCTTTGTATGGGCGATTGAAGCTGCTTGCGTGCGAAATTTAAATGATACGGTTCTCTAGGAACATTTAAAATACTAGCCATAGTTGAGAAATCCTTACATCAATGAAGGTTATATAATTCAGGAAACTATATATATAAAGGAAATTAAACTAAATAAAAAAAACGAATTGCATTTAATAGAGTTCTATTAAAATTGGCACTTGCCAAAAAAAAGTTGAGATGGCATCAGGTAAGCCAACTAACAAAGAGGTACACAATGAGAAAATATCAGCTTTCACTCCGTAGGGCAGCAATGACTTTACTATTTTTTCCTCTATCTGTGAGCATACAAACGTTAAGCTTTGCCCTTCCTTTGACTAGCTTATATCAACTGCATGCGGCTAGTGTACAATCATTTACGGACGCAGATTTAAAGCAAGAATTGCGCCGCTTAAAGCAGGAGCCTCCCATTCCAAGCATGCCTATAACACGCGAGTCTTCCTCCTCTAATGACAGCAAAGATCCGCCTGCAGCTTTCAAGTACCCTTCTCTCACCCTCGAGCAAACTAAGCAGGTAAACCAGGAGATAAATATGCGAGTTAAAGAGGCCGAACAGCTTATGCAAAACCAATGGAGAGTCGTACAAGATAAAACAAGAATGCCTATGAGCATTGATAAAGTTCAGCTAGAAAATGCTATCACTAACTTAGAAGTAAAAAAAACGTTAGCCGCTAAATTTATCAATTCACCCTCTCTTAAAAGTCCAAAAGTACGAGAGATACTCATACAAGTTCTTAGCAAAGATCTAATCCAAGCCTCTGATTTAGCTGCTTTACAAAATATAGTAGATAGAGAAAGGCCTTATACTTATCCTTGATTTCCTAATTTAAAAAAGAAATTATTCTTTGAAGTATAAAAGAAAATTTGATGGAGGCAACATGAGGCTGGCCAGGCAAGATTGGCGCTGCTTTATAGAATCGGGGAGCCTAATTCGCCTAAATAAAGATAATTATTTGATTGGCTGGGGAACACGTACCTGGTTAGAAAACATTTATGAGTCACCAAGCCCTTTTTTTTATTTTCCTGATTTTTTTCTATCCTCCCCTTGCCCTTGGTTCCAGCACAAATATACAGCTATCGTCAGCTACCATGAACTTCTAGCCGCTATGCATACATATCCCGCTACGCCTCTACCTTTAAGCTGGAAAAATCCTTACTTAGCTCATTTTGAAAATACTTGTAAAGAATTGCACACTCATTTTTACAATAAAAAATTAAAAAAAGCTGTGCCCTATATATTTGAAGAAAGTTTAAGCACTATGACACCAGATAGATTAGGCAGTTCTCTTAAGCATTTAATTAATTATGTAAAAGATCAGCAACTCCATGTATATGGATATTGGGAAGAGACAGAAGGAATATTAGGAGCTTCTCCTGAAATATTATTCAACTATCATAATGCTTCTGAAGGGCTGATCGAAACAGTAGCTTGCGCAGGTACTAAAAGATATAGGGACTCTGACTCTATTTTCATCCAGGATTCAAAGGAATTATATGAGCATCAGGTGGTCATTGAAGGCATACAAGAATCTTTATCTTCTTTAGGAGTAGTAACCATTGGAGAATTACAAATATTACAGCTTCCTAAAATTTCTCATCTTATGACACCTATCCAATTGAAAATGAAGGGACCTTCAAATTTTTTAGCCCTTGTAAAAGCTTTACATCCTACGCCTGCGTTAGGGGCTTTTCCTAAAGAAGAAGGGAGGAAATGGTTACATTTATACAATGACAAGATCGATCGCTGGCGTTATGGTGCCCCTGTAGGCTGCCTTTTCGATAATAAAAGGCAAGCTAGATGCATTGTAGGCATTCGTAATGTTCAATGGAATAGCCAAGGGGCAAAAATTGGAGCAGGCTGTGGAATTGTACCCGCTAGCCAATGGCACCATGAATGGCAAGAAATTAATTTAAAGCTTCTTTCGACCAAAGAGATGATAGCATTATGAATATGGACCTCCTTCCTAAGAAAGATAATGAAAAGCTAGTTATACAAGTCCTGCAAGAGCTGATTTATAGAGGTGTTAAAGAAATATGTATCTGCCCTGGCGGCCGTAATGTCCCTTTTATCACTGCTTTGGAGAAAACGGAGCAGTTTAAACTTTATTATTGGCCCGAAGAACGTTCAGCTGCATTTTTTGCTTTAGGGCGTAGCAAGCTTATGCATCGCCCCACAGCAGTTTTAACTACCTCGGGAACAGCAGTCGGTGAGCTTTTGCCAGCTGCCATGGAGGCTTATTATACTGGCATACCTTTGATTTTATTAACAGCCGATCGCCCCCGCCGTTTTCGCGGCACAGGATCGCCCCAGACAGCTGAGCAAGTAGGCATATTTGGCCATTATGCTGTCTTTGAACAAGACATTGCCGCTGGCGAGCCCTGTACACTTCAAAAGTGGAAACAAAATGGGGCAGCTCATATAAATGTTTGCTTAGAAGAACCCCTCAATCAAAATTTTAGCGCATGGGAAGAGCTAGATAATAGATGTACAAAAGTGGCCCATCAAAAGGGGGACATAGAGGCTGCAAAAGCAGCTCTGGATCAATTTATCCAAAAAAATAAATATCCTTTTGTAGTGGTGGGGGGGCTATCTTGCCAGGCAAGGCCAGCTACCGTAAAATTTTTAGCTGATTATCAAGCTCCTGTTTATCTAGAAGCAGCCTCAGGCCTACGAGAAAATCCTTACTTGCGTACGCTAAGCATAACGCGAGGTGATAACATATGGAAGGCCGCTGAAAAGGCAGGCTATCCAATTGATGGGATTTTACGCATAGGTGGCATTCCCACCTTCCGTCTATGGCGCGATTTAGAAGAGCTTAAAGGTAGAATAAACGTTTGTTCGATCAGCGAATTACCTTTCCCAGGTTTAAGCTGGGGCTTAAACTACTCGGTATCCTTGCACGAATTTTTTTCTGTTTATCAATATAGCTATGCTATAAATAAATCTTGTAGCTCATGGCTAAAGGAAGACCAGCGTTATCAAAGTAAACTTTTAGCATTATTAAAAGAAGAGCCTCAATCTGAGGCTTCTCTTATTTATCATTTATCTAAGCAAATTGCCTCTTCCTCCTTAGTGTACTTGGGCAATAGCCTGCCCATACGAGAATGGGACGCTTATGCCACACGAGAGGAAGAACATGAAAATATTTTTGCTAATCGTGGATTGAATGGTATTGATGGTCAACTTTCTACTTTTCTAGGAATGTGTTCTTGCCGCCAGCAAAATTGGGGGATTATGGGCGATTTAACCACTCTTTATGATCTTGCAGCACCTTGGATATTAGAACAGTTGAAAGAAATAGATCTTAATCTCCTGGTCATTAATAATGGTGGGGGGAAAATTTTTGCCCACTTGCACGCAAATAAACGGATACAAAACCAACATTGCCTTCGTTTTAAAGCTCTTGCAGATTTATGGAATATGCGCTATGAGCATTACACCCATCTACCCAACAGTATATCTTATGGGGGACACCGGTTGGTTGAAATTGTGCCAAATGAACAAGCAACTATGCGCTTTTGGAATTGTGTAGAAAGTTTATGACTAAAATTCATGCCCTTCATGGTTTTTTAGGCCTTCCCACCGATTGGCAAAGGTTTAACCTTCCTAATTTACATGCATATAGCCTTAGACACTCTTCTCTTGCTCCTGCTGCTGATGGGCTATGGGGATGGGCCAAGCGTTTTAACCGTTTGGCTCAGCCAAGGCATGATGACATTCTAATGGGCTATTCGTTAGGAGGAAGGTTAGCAATGCATGCTTTAGTGGATAATCCTAACCAGTGGCGTGCAGGAATTATCATCTCAGCTCACCCAGGATTGACTTCCAAAAAAGAGAAGATAAGGAGACTACAAGCTGATAAGGCCTGGGCCGATCGTTTTGGAAATGATCCCTGGCAAGATGTTATACGAGATTGGAATTGCCAAGCTGTTTTCGGGGGTAAAAGCTTTCCGGTCAAGCGCTCAGAACATCAGTTTTTACGTAAAAATTTACAAGATCAACTGAGGTTTTTTTCCACAGGCCATCAGGATGACTTATCTGAAGCTTTAAAAGGCTTGCCCCTTCCTATCCTTTGGATCAGCGGACAATTAGACACCAAATTTTTAGCTAAGGCGCATGAACTTACTTTTTCTCATCCCTTATCACGTGTGGAGAGCATCGCGCATGCTGGACATCGAGCTCTCTGGGAGCAATCCATTCTTTTTCTTAAAATTATTCAATCATTTATTCAAGAGGTTTTATCATGTCCGTAACGTCATTTCTTTGGACGTCTATTAAACAATATGTGGATATCAAATTAGAAAGAACAGAAGAGGGTATTGCTAAAATAACTATCAATCGTCCTGAGGTACGCAATGCCTTTCGGCCCGAGACTGTTATAGAAATGCAAGATGCTTTTGAAGTCTGCCGTAATGAATCTTCTATTGGTGTTGTTATATTAACAGGGGAGGGAAAAGAGGCTTTCTGTGCTGGTGGCGACCAACGCGTTAGAGGAGATGAAGGGTATATCGGCGCCGATGGAGTGGCTCGTCTCAATGTATTGGATTTACAAAAGCAGATTCGTTCTTTACCTAAGCCTGTTGTGGCTATGGTAGCAGGCTATGCTATAGGAGGAGGACATGTCCTACATATAGTATGTGATTTGACTATCGCTAGCGATAACGCTCGTTTTGGGCAAGTGGGTCCACGTGTAGGCTCTTTTGATGGAGGCTTAGGCTGCAGCTATTTAGCTCGTATTGTCGGCCAAAAGAAAGCGCGTGAGATTTGGTATCTTTGCCGCCAATATAATGCGCAGCAAGCCTTAGAAATGGGGCTGGTAAATTGTGTGGTTCCTTATGAAGAGCTCGAACAAGAAACTATTCGCTGGTGCCGCGAAATGCTACAGCATTCTCCTCTAGCATTACGCTGTTTAAAATCGGCTCTTAATGCCGATTGCGACGGCCAAGTGGGCCTTTTAGAACTGGCCGGAAATGCTACAATGTTATATTACATGACTGAAGAAGCCCAAGAAGGAAAAAAAGCTTTTTTAGAAAAACGGCCACCTGATTTTTCTACTTTTCCTAGGCTGCCTTAAAAGAATAAAAGGTTATTTAAATGATGAATGGTAACTTTCTTAAAAAGCCAGCTAGATGGCAGGCTTTTACTTGGGCTGCTCGCCCTAAGACATTGATATTAGTTGTTGTTCCTATCTTTGTCGGAACTTTACTTGCCCTTAATTATACTTCCTATTTTAAAGGAATAGCGTTTGCTTCAGCTTTGCTAGCAGGCCTTTTCATTCAAGTCGCTGTAAATCTAATTAATGATGCTCTCGATTTTAAAAAAGGGGCTGATAACGCAGCGAGATTAGGGCCGGAGCGCGCGACACAAAAAGGCTGGCTGAGTTTCCATGAAGTATTATATGGCGGATATTTTTGTCTAGCTCTGGCCTTTATAATAGGCATGCCTATGATCATGCAAGGCGGTATCCTTTTTTTAATTTTGCTTATCGTTGCCTCGATACTAGCTTACGGCTATACGGGGGGGCCCTTTCCCTTAGCTTATTATGGGCTAGGAGAATTTTTTGTGATAATTTTTTTTGGAATTATAGGAACCCAAGCGGGTTTTTATTTGCAAGCTGGTAAAGTTTCAGAAAAAGCTTTTTTGGCTGGTTTGCAGATTGGTTTATTAGCAGCCGCAGTTAATGCTATCAATAATCTACGGGATATAGAGAGTGATGAAAAGGCAAAAAAAATAACGGTTGCAGTAAAATTTGGGAAAACTTTTGCCCGTTTAGAGATCACCCTTTTAATTCTTTTGCCTTATTTTTTAAGCTTGCTTTGGAGTGATCTAGGGTTTTACAAGGCCGGACTCTTGCCCTTCGTGACCTTGCCTTTAGGTTTTACTCTTATACGCTGCATTTGGTTTTATGAACCCTCTAAAATCTATAATACTTTTCTAGGAATGGCTGCTTTATTAAACCTATTCTTTGGGGTGTGCTTGTCGCTAGGCTTTTGGTTGCAATGAAAATCCAACATTCCTTTTATGAATTAACTAGCAAACAGCCTATTCAATCAAAAATCCTTCACTCTTTAAGGCGCGGAGCGTTGTTGAAAGTAACTTTTGAAGATGGTATTGTAGGCTATGCAGACTGCCACCCCTGGGAAGAGCTAGGCGATTTATCTTTGCAGCAGCAACTTGATTTATTGCAAAAGGGAAAATGTACACGTCTAACAGCCCAATCTATTTATTTTGCTCACGCGGATGCAAAAGCGCGCGCGAATAAACGAAATTTATTAGAAAGTGTTAAAATTCCTATGAGCCATTATCTGATGGCTCATTTGGATGCCTCCAGTATTGTTAATCTTCAAAAGGCGTGGAAAAATGGCTTTACTTTTTTTAAAGTAAAATTAGGTCATAATCTTTCTTTAGAAGAAGATATCTTTGCAGAGATGGCTCATTTGTTTCCTAATGCCAAATGGCGATTAGACTTTAATGCTAAATTAAATGCAGAACAATTTTGGTCCTTCATGGAACGCTTACCTGTTCCTAAAACATCTATTGATTACATAGAAGATCCCTTTCCTTTTACCTATAAAGCTTGGAAAAAAGCATTTGAAACCTTCAAGGTGCCTTTAGCAGCGGATGAATTTTTTAAAAGCGCCTATGGACAGCCTGAAGCTGCCCAGGTATTGATCATGAAGCCAGCTATACAAAGATTGAAGCAGGTAGATATTAGACAGCGTTTGATAGTAACTTCTTATTTGGATCATCCTTTAGGGCAAATGAGTGCAGCTTATATAGCTTCACTTACTACATCAGAGCCCTGCGGGCTCTTATCTCATCATATTTATCAGGATAATCCTTTTTCAGAAAGGATAAACAATCGGGGCCCCTTTTTACAACCTGTACAAGGTTATGGTCTGGGCTTTGATGAGCTTCTTGCAAGCCAACATTTTGAATAAACCTTAGCTGTCATTTTGGAAATTGTTTTTTTATTAAAAAAATTTAACATCTAATCCTTATAAGGAAATTTTGAGGGCATAATAAAGACCTATGGCCCATCATAAAAATATTAAAAGTTAAAGATTTTTTATCTAATAAAGTAATCGATCACGGCCCGAGGAGGAGGGGGCTGCTTAAGAGCTTAAGGATAAGTGAATGATGTAAATCAAAATTTATAACTCTTTTTTTTGCAAAAGAATAATAATATATTTCTCATCAAAAAATGTATGTTACTGGGCTAGTTTTTTATGAAGAGATTAGTGGTTGACTTAAGCTCTTCTTAAAGAATAAAATAAGAGTCAAGGAATATTAAATAAATATTATAAATCATCTATCAATAATAGGTGAGACTACGTTCAATATGATGCCGTCCCCTTTTTCTCTCGCTAAAATTTTATCTACTACTAATCAAGCCAATCTTCATCATCCTTTAATGTATGCTAAAGGCAGTCTTGATAGCTTGCCTAATGAATT
Coding sequences within it:
- a CDS encoding chorismate-binding protein, whose amino-acid sequence is MRLARQDWRCFIESGSLIRLNKDNYLIGWGTRTWLENIYESPSPFFYFPDFFLSSPCPWFQHKYTAIVSYHELLAAMHTYPATPLPLSWKNPYLAHFENTCKELHTHFYNKKLKKAVPYIFEESLSTMTPDRLGSSLKHLINYVKDQQLHVYGYWEETEGILGASPEILFNYHNASEGLIETVACAGTKRYRDSDSIFIQDSKELYEHQVVIEGIQESLSSLGVVTIGELQILQLPKISHLMTPIQLKMKGPSNFLALVKALHPTPALGAFPKEEGRKWLHLYNDKIDRWRYGAPVGCLFDNKRQARCIVGIRNVQWNSQGAKIGAGCGIVPASQWHHEWQEINLKLLSTKEMIAL
- a CDS encoding enolase C-terminal domain-like protein: MKIQHSFYELTSKQPIQSKILHSLRRGALLKVTFEDGIVGYADCHPWEELGDLSLQQQLDLLQKGKCTRLTAQSIYFAHADAKARANKRNLLESVKIPMSHYLMAHLDASSIVNLQKAWKNGFTFFKVKLGHNLSLEEDIFAEMAHLFPNAKWRLDFNAKLNAEQFWSFMERLPVPKTSIDYIEDPFPFTYKAWKKAFETFKVPLAADEFFKSAYGQPEAAQVLIMKPAIQRLKQVDIRQRLIVTSYLDHPLGQMSAAYIASLTTSEPCGLLSHHIYQDNPFSERINNRGPFLQPVQGYGLGFDELLASQHFE
- the menD gene encoding 2-succinyl-5-enolpyruvyl-6-hydroxy-3-cyclohexene-1-carboxylic-acid synthase; its protein translation is MNMDLLPKKDNEKLVIQVLQELIYRGVKEICICPGGRNVPFITALEKTEQFKLYYWPEERSAAFFALGRSKLMHRPTAVLTTSGTAVGELLPAAMEAYYTGIPLILLTADRPRRFRGTGSPQTAEQVGIFGHYAVFEQDIAAGEPCTLQKWKQNGAAHINVCLEEPLNQNFSAWEELDNRCTKVAHQKGDIEAAKAALDQFIQKNKYPFVVVGGLSCQARPATVKFLADYQAPVYLEAASGLRENPYLRTLSITRGDNIWKAAEKAGYPIDGILRIGGIPTFRLWRDLEELKGRINVCSISELPFPGLSWGLNYSVSLHEFFSVYQYSYAINKSCSSWLKEDQRYQSKLLALLKEEPQSEASLIYHLSKQIASSSLVYLGNSLPIREWDAYATREEEHENIFANRGLNGIDGQLSTFLGMCSCRQQNWGIMGDLTTLYDLAAPWILEQLKEIDLNLLVINNGGGKIFAHLHANKRIQNQHCLRFKALADLWNMRYEHYTHLPNSISYGGHRLVEIVPNEQATMRFWNCVESL
- the menB gene encoding 1,4-dihydroxy-2-naphthoyl-CoA synthase encodes the protein MSVTSFLWTSIKQYVDIKLERTEEGIAKITINRPEVRNAFRPETVIEMQDAFEVCRNESSIGVVILTGEGKEAFCAGGDQRVRGDEGYIGADGVARLNVLDLQKQIRSLPKPVVAMVAGYAIGGGHVLHIVCDLTIASDNARFGQVGPRVGSFDGGLGCSYLARIVGQKKAREIWYLCRQYNAQQALEMGLVNCVVPYEELEQETIRWCREMLQHSPLALRCLKSALNADCDGQVGLLELAGNATMLYYMTEEAQEGKKAFLEKRPPDFSTFPRLP
- a CDS encoding alpha/beta fold hydrolase codes for the protein MTKIHALHGFLGLPTDWQRFNLPNLHAYSLRHSSLAPAADGLWGWAKRFNRLAQPRHDDILMGYSLGGRLAMHALVDNPNQWRAGIIISAHPGLTSKKEKIRRLQADKAWADRFGNDPWQDVIRDWNCQAVFGGKSFPVKRSEHQFLRKNLQDQLRFFSTGHQDDLSEALKGLPLPILWISGQLDTKFLAKAHELTFSHPLSRVESIAHAGHRALWEQSILFLKIIQSFIQEVLSCP
- the menA gene encoding 1,4-dihydroxy-2-naphthoate octaprenyltransferase, with protein sequence MMNGNFLKKPARWQAFTWAARPKTLILVVVPIFVGTLLALNYTSYFKGIAFASALLAGLFIQVAVNLINDALDFKKGADNAARLGPERATQKGWLSFHEVLYGGYFCLALAFIIGMPMIMQGGILFLILLIVASILAYGYTGGPFPLAYYGLGEFFVIIFFGIIGTQAGFYLQAGKVSEKAFLAGLQIGLLAAAVNAINNLRDIESDEKAKKITVAVKFGKTFARLEITLLILLPYFLSLLWSDLGFYKAGLLPFVTLPLGFTLIRCIWFYEPSKIYNTFLGMAALLNLFFGVCLSLGFWLQ